TTTCCTGGTCATTTTTAGTTATGTAATCTTCATAATTCAAAGATGCAAGTATTTTACCAATAGCTTTTGCAGTGACTTCTGGATTCCCTTTTGTCTTCAGACGAACAAGCTCTTTAAGCAATTCGTGTGTATAATATGTCTTATCAATATGTTTGCAAGATTTCAAAATTAAGGTCGTATAAACTTCATTTAATTCAGGAATAAACACAATCCAACTAGAAAGCATTGCTAAATTCTTTTGCTCTGCCTCATTATTTGAATTTTTATATTTATCTATCAAGAATTCCCACAAGCCAATTATGATTTTATAAAATTCTCGTTGTTCTGGTTCTGATAAAGTTATTGGGTAGTTTTTTTGTAGCCGAATAAAATTAATTAGCTTACTAATTTGGTCAGGCGAAGCGTGATTTATAAATTTAAAAAGTAATTTCTCAGAAGAAATTGTTTCGTATTTCCAAAAATAAAACGCTGTCAAATGATTAACCAAACCATTATTAGTAATGGATTTTAATTCAATGTTATTATCAATTGCTCTTTCGTAGTGCGGATAAAATATTGTATAAAGTTCTTTGTTGTATGGCGGTCTTCCAAAAGTCAAACCTCCCATAAAAGCAAGCCACTCTCTGTCTTCACTTTTGTAATGTTTTTTTACTTGGTTAATTATCCATTCATAGTCTAAAAAACAAAACTGTTCATAATACATTCCTTCTAAAATAAAACCATCAATAATTCCTTTTTGTAGGGTTTCTTCAAATAACGATTTTATGTCGGTTTCCCATTTTTCTTTGTCTTCTCGTTTAAAAAGATTTCTCGCTCTGTAAAGCGAGTAATCAAGCAAAGCTCTTAAAGATTTCCCTGCTGTTGAATTAAGTGAATATGTTGGGTAATCCATATTAGTTTCTTTAAAAACATCTATACGTTTAAGATTGCTTACAATAATTAAAATAATTTCTTTAGCAAGTGGAAGCAACTCAGTATCAAAAGAGTGGTCATCATTTTGCGTACCGTACGTAAGTATATTTGCTATTGAACCCACAACTAAATCGGAATTAGCTTGCCAATCATCATTCTCAATTTTCAATTCTCCACTATAAAATTTTGGACTTTTTAAGGTGGAAAGACAATATTGAAGAACTTTTTCCCAATTAAATGCTTTTTGTTTTTTCCAAGCTTCACCAAATGCGTTAAGCATGTGGTAAGAATAGATGTAAGGTATATCTTGATATCGCTCTATTTCTGTTGCAAACTTTTCTGGATTTGCTTCCACTGCGTCACCAAATGTACCAGACAAACCACTAATGCTAGGTTCACCAAAACTTCTTTGAGGATTAAAAGTTTTTATGTATTCAACTATTTCTTGATTGTTTTTTCTGAGTAGCTCGTCTATTGTGATAGGAGAAATAGAACCGCTTCTAACGCGAATTTCACCTAAATATTCATAGTGCTCACTTGTAATGTTTAACTCTTTTGAAAGCGTTAAGTATTTATCTTTAAATGGTTCTATTTCTTTTAAAGCGGAATACCAACCAAGTTTCCAATACTCATTTTCTTTTTCTTCTTCAATTTCAACTTGCTTCCCTCGTTCAATAATGTTTTCAATAATTTTAATTTCTTTATTATTCAACGCATTTTGATTTTTATTCAATAAGTCAAAAAGTTCTTTTTGATATTCGTAATATGAAAAGAGGTGTAAATTATCGTTTTCTTTTACTAATTCCCAAAATAATGATTTCGTTGTGTCCCAATTTTCACAAATTACGTAAAGCACAACACGTTTAAAAAACGGAATACGATATTTACTATCAAAAAAAATTGTTTTTAGTAACTTCAATGCTTTTTCAGGATTTTGTTTTGCTTGTTCATCAAGTAAATCACGAAAAATCAAAGAAAAAATATTCAAGACTTTTTCACCTGTTGAATAACGGTCGTCCAATTTCCTGATACTCTTTGAGCTATGTAATGATGTAAGGTCTGTATTTAATGCAAAACACAATTGCTGAAAAGTATCATTGCTTTCAATTGATGGTTTGTAATTTATGTTTTGCTTTTTCAAGATTAAAACAAGTTCCTTCTTTAATTCATCTTCGTTTTTATCTTCCCAATTAGTAAGATAAGAAATTACGTTAGCATCTTCACTATCTTTCAACTTTGATGATATTGAAAGATTTTCCTTTTCAACCTGAATTATAATTTCATATTCAATTTCTCCGTCTTTAAGTGAACTTTTTATTCCCTTTGGATAATCAAGTAGTAAGAATTTAAGCGTTCTACCTAAATTTAAGATAAAGTCGGGTGAACAATGTTTAACTATTTTAGTTATAATATTTCTTTTTTCAAATTTATCGGCTAAAAAGTGCAAATAAACATTTGAATGGTAAGCATTTCCTTCACCATTCCACACATCATTTTTCTCTGTGTTTTTTTCCACTTGAAAAAGATAGTGGAGGATTATTTCGGCTTTTTCAATATCAGATTGCGTAGGTTCATCATTCAAAAATTTAGGTAGAAGTTTATCACACAATTCAGAAGTTTGAAGCATTGTGTCAAACTTGCCTGAAAGCCAAACAGGGATGAAGTGTAAAATTTCCTTTGGAACTCTGTCGTTGGGAATATTTGACAATATTTTGATGAAAATATACCAAGTACGGTAATTATCTTTTGGGTGCTCAGACACATTCTTAATAACATCCAATAACTCGTCAATTAGTTCCGTTTCTTTTCCTTCACTAATTTGAATGGATAACTTTTCCAAATAGCTTAACACTTCCCAAAATGGGATCTGAAATCCATTATTAACCTGAATTGGTTCGGGATTTTTGTCTGGGTCAAAATACCCTTCCGATTTCAAAAAGTTAAACCAAGCCATTGTTCCCTATATTATTGAAGAAATATTGTTTGTAACTATCGTGTGTATTAATTAACAACTTGACAAGTTTTTGCTCAAAAATCGTTGGCGTTTTTTTAGCAAGTATCATATCAAGATATTTGATGTTTTCTAGATAATCTATATCAGGACTATCTACTTTAAACGTGTCATTTATCTTCCTTTCTTTAACTATTTTTTCTTCTTCTTGTCTTTTCTTTTCCATTAAAAAGACTTGAAAACTTGGAAGCTTAGGTCTTAAGTAAACTCCAAATAGCTTACTCCCAAATGGATCTTCATCACAATAGACGTATTGCAAGTTTGCTTTATTAAAATCGTCAATTAGTTGATTGTGTAAATCGTGCTTTTTTGTTTTTCCTTCGCTAAAATCTGCGTAGTTTTTAGTTGAAAAAATGCAATCTGTATAGCCATTTGTTTTAATGTAGTTGATAATAGTAAATATGTTTACCGTATCACGAAAACTGTCGTCTGTATGATTTGGGGCTAAACAATTAAAATTTCTTTCGATTGCACAATCGTAAATTTCTTGGGTTTCTTTCGCAATTTCGGAGTATACTTTCAGAATAGTTTCGACTCTATCTATTCTTTTGGAAACAATTTCTTCAATAGTTTCTGGACGGTATGCTAAAACAATTTCTGGAGTTCCCCGAAGATAGTTAATAACATCATTGTTTAGCATCCTTATGCCGTTGGTTATTTCAAGTAGTTTTTTTGCTTTGTTTCTGTCCCACTCACGTATTATGTTTTCGGGTGTAATATGTGTGAGATATTTATTTTCTATCCAATAACAGATCTCTTCAAATACGTTATCATCATTATGAAGCCCGGTTTTAATCAACTCCAACCAAACACAAGTATCTAAAGTTATATACATCATTTATCAACGAATCCTTTCGTATTATTTTTTAAGGTTGCTATCAACGTCATATTAACAGCACAAACATACAACTTTCAAATATTACCTCATCCCCCTCCTACCCGCACCTACTATAAGCACAATTTATACAGGTTACGCAGCCTTCTTTAAAAATTAGGGTGTCGGTTTGGTTACATTCGGGGCAGACTT
This region of Lentimicrobiaceae bacterium genomic DNA includes:
- a CDS encoding PIN domain-containing protein codes for the protein MMYITLDTCVWLELIKTGLHNDDNVFEEICYWIENKYLTHITPENIIREWDRNKAKKLLEITNGIRMLNNDVINYLRGTPEIVLAYRPETIEEIVSKRIDRVETILKVYSEIAKETQEIYDCAIERNFNCLAPNHTDDSFRDTVNIFTIINYIKTNGYTDCIFSTKNYADFSEGKTKKHDLHNQLIDDFNKANLQYVYCDEDPFGSKLFGVYLRPKLPSFQVFLMEKKRQEEEKIVKERKINDTFKVDSPDIDYLENIKYLDMILAKKTPTIFEQKLVKLLINTHDSYKQYFFNNIGNNGLV